The Candidatus Amarolinea dominans genomic interval GGGCGTGTACAGCACGGAGGTGGGGCGGATGGCCTCATGCGCCTCTTGCGCGCCCTTAGCCCGGGTCTTGTACTGGGGCGGCGTCTCCGGCACGAATTCGGCCCCGTAGCGCTGGCGGATGAAATCACGCGCCTGGTTCTGCGCGACTTCGGCCACGTTGGTGCTGTCGGTGCGCATGTACGTAATCAGGCCTATATTACCTACATTACCCGCATTACCCGCATTACCCGCATTACCCGCATTACCCGCATCGCCTGCATGACCGATCTGACCCGCATTGCCCAGCTCCACCCCTTCGTACAGAATCTGCGCGTTGGCCATCGTTTGGCGGGCCGTGAAGGCCAAGCGGCGTGAGGCCTCCTGCTGCAGGGTGCTGGTGGTAAACGGCGGCGCGGGCTTGCGGCGTCGTTCCCCCAGCTTGACCTTGCTCACCTGGTAGCTGGACTGTTCCAGCGCGGCCACGATGCCCAGCGTGTCCGCCTCGTTCGCCAGATCGGCCTCTTCCCCGCGGATGCGCACCAGTCGCGCCCGGAAACTGGGGCGTTCCTTGGGCGCCCGTTTGCCCACAACCAGTTTCTGCGCCAATTCCGCTTCGATGGACCAGTATTCCTCAGCTACGAAGGCCTGAATCTCGCGCTCGCGCTCCACCACCAGGCGCACGGCCACCGACTGCACACGGCCCGCTGAAGTGCGGCTGCGCACACGATCCCAGAGCAGAGGGCTGATCTTGTAGCCCACCAGGCGGTCAAGGATGCGCCGCGTTTGCTGCGCGTTGACCAGGTCCATGTCCACGGCGCGCGGGTGATCGAACGCGGCGCGCACCGCGTCGGGGGTAATTTCATGAAAGATCACGCGCTGGGTGGCCGCGGGGTCAATGGCCGCCGCTTCCATCAGGTGCCAGGCGATGGCCTCACCCTCCCGATCCGGGTCGGTTGCCAGGAAGACCTGCGCGGCCTGCGCCGCTTCGGCCTTGATCTGTCTGACCAGGTCCTTCTTTTCGTTGGGCACGCGATAGGTGGGGCGAAAATCGTGGTCTGTGTCCACCGAGAGCTGCGAACGCAGCAGGTCACGCACATGGCCCACCGATGCGCGCACGCGGTAGTTGCGACCGAGGATGCGCTCCACGGTCTTGGCTTTTGCAGGTGATTCGACGATCACGAGGCGGGTGCGCGTCGTCGCGACGGGTTGGCGGCTGTTGTCGGGCTTGCCATGCGCGCCGGTCTTTGCAGACTTGGCTGCTTGTGCGGCGGCGGCTTTCTTGCCGGCGCCGGTCTTTGCAGACTTGGCTGCTTGTGCGGCGGCGGCTTTCTTGGCGGCGCGGGTCTTCGCCTGCACGGCCTGGTGTTCAGCGATCGCCTTGCTGTGCGCCGCGGCTTTGAGTTGCGCGGGCGTTGGTTTGACCAAACCGAGATGGCCGGGCGCTTCGCCCATGCGGAAGAGGGTGGTGCCACACACCGGACAGGCGCCGCGCACCGCCCGTACACCACGCGCGGTGAAGACCGCTTGCGCCTCGCCTAGCGGGCGCCGCGTCTTGCACTTCACGCAGTAGGCGCTGGCGTCAGCCGGCAGGCCAGCCGGCGCGGAGGTAGGGCCAGCAGGTGCGGCCGCCGCCGGTTGGGCCGGTTTCTCGATCTTCACCGGCGCCGGCCTCGTCAAACCGGCGTGACCGGCCGTGTCGCCCAGTCGAAACAGGGTTGTGCCGCAGACCGGACAGGCGCCGCGCGTCACCGGTTGGCCGCGCACGTTGAATACAAACTGCGCGTGCTGAATCTCGCGCTTGATGCGGCACTTGACGCAGTATGCCTCGATCACAGGCGCGGGAGAAATGGCTGAATCATCGGACATTACGAACTAACTCCAGAAAAAGATAATTGCACAGGCAACCAGACCCGGCTCGCGGGCGTCAGTCTCAACCATCACGCAGACGGGTGTCGCGGGTCAGGACATAACTCATGCCGCCGACCTGGCGCACGAGTCCCTTCAGTTCCATCAGCGTCAGCGTGCTGGCAACCGTCGCCATCGGCAGGCCGGTGGCGTGGGCCACGTCATTGATGTGGCGCGGCTCGCTCGACAGGTGCTTGACCAGCAGGGCCTCGGTTTCATCCGCCGGAAAGAGCGTGCGCGCCTCGGCCTGCTGCGCCACCTGCTTGAGGTTCAACTCCTGCAGGATGTCCTCCACGCCCAGGACGGGCCGTGCGCCGTCACGAATCAGGCGATTGGTGCCCTCGCTGTTGCGCTGTAGGATGGAGCCGGGCACCGCAAACACCTCACGCCCCTGCTCGGTGGCAAACTGCGCCGTAATCAGGGCGCCACTGACCGTGCCCGCCTCGACTACCACCACGCCCAGCGACAGCCCGCTGATGATGCGATTGCGCGGCGGAAAATTGTTCGCCTCCGGCAAGGTGCCCAGCGGATAATCAGAGATCAGCGCCCCTGCCTCGCAGATCTCCTGCGCCAGTCGCCGGTGTTCATACGGATAAATCACATCCACGCCGCAGCCCAGCACCGCCAACGTGCGGCCGCCGCCATCCAGCGCGGCGCGATGAGCCTGGGCATCCACGCCCCGCGCCAGGCCGCTGACCACCGTGATCCGATTGCGCACCAGGTCGGTGGCTAACTGCCGCGCCACTTCACGGCCGTAGGCGGTGGGGTTGCGCGTGCCCACCACGGCCACGCTCCAGGCGTCGTCCACAGTGATGGTGCCTTTGACAAAGAGCAGCGGCGGCGGGTCATAAACCGTGCGCAGGCTGGCCGGGTAGGCATCGTCGTCCCAGGTCAGGGCATGCGCGCCGCTCTGCTCCAGGCGGCTCAGCAACTGATCGAGATCGAGTCGCTGGCGGGCGTCCACCAGGTTGGTCAACGAACGGCGGTCCAGCCCGGCCTCGCGCAGGTCGTTAAGCGAACCGTGCCAGGCGCGCTCGATATCCCCGAAGAAATCGAGCAGCGCACGTAAGCGCGCCGGCCCAATCCCGGACACGCTGTTGAAGCCGAGCCAGAAACGTAAATCGCTCATGTCAGCCTCTCTTTCTGGTACGACCGCGCCGCCTACAGGGGGGCCGGCGATTGAAAGAGCGATTAAAATCGCACCTAAAGGGCGCACCGCCAGGCGTCCGCCTGCGTGAACGCCGTGCCGGACGAACGCGCCGGATTCAGCCGATGCCCGCCGGCACGCTGACGACCATGCGACCTTCATCCAGGATGATCTCATGGATGACATCCTCCACGGCCGGCAGCAGCATTTCACCGGCGGCGGTGCGGATGACGTAGACATCGTTGGCGCCGGTGAAGAGCACGTCCTGGACGTGGCCGATCAGGTCGCCCGCGCGTGTCACCACGGCCAGGCCCACGATCTGGTGGACGAAGAATTCACCCCGGCCCAACTTCATCGCTTCGGCCGCCGGCAGTTTTACCCACAGTCCGCGCAGGTTTTCCGCGTCGCGGCGCGTCTCCACGCCGATCAGGCTGAGCAGCGCGTAGCGAGGCGTCAAGCGCACCGCGGCGACACCGACGGGCAGGTTGGTATCGCCCACAAACACGCGCGGCACGCTGAGAAAGCGCCGCGGCCACGCGGTCTCGAAACTGACCACAACTTGCCCGCCCAAGCCGTGGGCACGGGTAATCCGCCCGATGACGATGTACTCAGGCGCTGACGCGCTAGGTTGAAGCGATGCAGTGGATGTTGACGACATGGGTCAATTCTGATTGGTGTGAGAGCAGGCGTGTAAAAAACAAAGGACGAATCAAACGGGTTCGTCCTTTGTTCTCAGCGGCCATGCAGAAGCGGCGTGTTGTGCGGGCCGCTGGTGAGCCGTCATGCAGACGATGTGACCGGAGCCGAGGACTCATCCTGTCACTCCCAGAACAAGTTCGGGACTCCGACGCTAATGCACTTCCAGCGAAGCCCGTTTGCCGCGGCGCACGGCCGACACCCGTAGCAAGATGCGCATCGCGTTGACCACGCGCCCGCTCTTGCCGATGATGCGGCCCATATCGGACGGAGCCACGTGCAGTTCCAGGCCGATCTCCTGGGGCGTCACATGTTCGCGCACCCGCACCTGCTCTGGTTCATCCACCAGTCCTTGCGCGATGTACTCGATCAGTTCTTTCATGCCTGAATCTCCTGGATCAGCGCTGGTCACGCTTCCCACGGCGCCTTGCTCAGCACGCCCTGGCGAAACAGGACACGGGCCACGGCTTCTGATGGCTGGGCGCCGACGCCGATCCAGTAGCCCGCGCGCTCGTTATCGAGCACAACGGTCTCCGGCTCGGTGCGGGGATTGAAATAGCCCAGGGACTCGATAAAGCGACCATCGCGCGGTGAGCGACTGTCGGCGACGACGATACGATAGGTTGGCTGTTTTTTGGCGCCCATGCGGCGCATACGAATACGGACCATAGGTACTCTCGAACTCCTTTTCTATCCTGAGCAGCGTGCTGCTTAACGTAACATGCCCAAAAGCCCCTGCAATCCACCGCGCCCGCGTCGTTGGCCCGACATCTGTTTCATCAGGCGCTGCATCTGCCGGAATTGCGAGAGGAGATCGTTCAACTGGGCCACGGAGGTGCCTGACCCGCGCGCAATGCGTCGCTTGCGACTCCCGTTGATGAGATCAGGATCACGGCGCTCGGGCACGGTCATCGAACAGATCATGGCCTCGATGGTCTTCATCTGCCCATCGGTCACTTCCGGGGAAATATCCTTACTCACACGCGACATGCCCGGAATCATGTCGAGCAACTGGCTGAGCGGTCCCAGCTTTTTGACTTCGCGCAACTGATTGAGGAAGTCTTCCAGATCGAAATCGCCCTTGAGCAGGCGCTTGCCCATCGCCTCGGCCTTCGTCTTGTCAAGGGAAGACTCGGCCTTTTCGATGAGGGTCAGCATATCGCCCATGCCCAGGATACGCGAAGCCAGGCGATCTGGGTGATACGGTTCCAGGGCATCCGTCTTTTCGCCAATGCCCAGGAACTTGATGGGCACGCCGGTCACTTCACGGATGGAAAGGGCGGCGCCGCCGCGCGCATCGCCGTCCACCTTGGTCAGGATCAGGCCGGTGATCGCCACGCGCTGATGGAAACCTTCTGCCACGCGCACCGCTTCCTGCCCGGTCATCGCGTCCACCACGAGCAGGATGTCGTTCGGCTTGGTGCGCGCCTTCACCTCTTCCAACTCGACCATCATGGCGTCGTCAATCTGCAGGCGGCCGGCCGTATCCAGGATCACCACGTTGTACGCGCCCTCTTTGGCCCGTTGCAGCGCGTTGGCGCAAATCTGCGGCGGTGACACCCGGTCGCCCTCGCTATACACCGGGATGTCCAACTGCCTGCCCAGCACTTCCAACTGCGTGATCGCGGCCGGCCGGTAGGTGTCGGCGGCCACCAGCAACGGGCGTTGGCCGGCCTTGCGCAGACGCAGGGCCAGTTTGGCCGCGGTGGTGGTTTTGCCGGAGCCTTGCAGGCCCACCATCATGATCACCGTCGGCGGGTTGGAGGCCATCGTCAGCTTGCCGGGTGTACCCAGCATGGTGATGAGTTCCTCGTGAACGATCTTGACCACCTGCTGCGCGGGGGTCAGGCTCTGCATCACCTCGGCGCCCACGGCCCGCTCGCGGATGCGCGCGACGAACGCCTTGACCACCTTGAAGTTGACGTCGGCTTCCAACAGGGCCATGCGCACTTCGCGCAGCGCCTTGTCTACGTCCGCTTCGGTCAGGCGGCCCTGGCTCGATAGTTTATCGAAGATGGCCTGTAGTTTTTCGGTCAGTGTTTCGAACACAGATCAACTCACCATGCGTTCAGTGTCGTACAACAGACTTCCGAAGCCCTGCGGACTTCGGAAGTCACAATGCCTACGATCGTGCCATTCTGCGGAATGGTTTACAGATGGGGCGATTCTACAGGAGGTTGTGATTTTCGTCAAGTTCTTGTATAATATGCTGCAAGCGGGAATAGACTTCACTTTTTCCGCCTAAGGAAACAGGCGCAATTCGTGCCCGCTTGCAGTATAAAAGCAGGTCTGTGCATCCAAAATCAACCTTGTGGATACGCCATTATGATCCGAAAGTCACCATCTTCCCGCCCCGGATTCCTACGTGTCACGTTCGAGCTGCCCTCGACGGTATGGGCTGAGCGCGTGGCCCTGGTGGGTGAGTTCAACGACTGGGACAAACAGCATGATTTCCTGACCCAGGACCACACCGACGCCATCTGGCGGGTTACCCTGGAACTGGAAGCCGGCCGCCAGTACCAGTTTCGCTACCTGGTGA includes:
- the topA gene encoding type I DNA topoisomerase, translating into MGEAPGHLGLVKPTPAQLKAAAHSKAIAEHQAVQAKTRAAKKAAAAQAAKSAKTGAGKKAAAAQAAKSAKTGAHGKPDNSRQPVATTRTRLVIVESPAKAKTVERILGRNYRVRASVGHVRDLLRSQLSVDTDHDFRPTYRVPNEKKDLVRQIKAEAAQAAQVFLATDPDREGEAIAWHLMEAAAIDPAATQRVIFHEITPDAVRAAFDHPRAVDMDLVNAQQTRRILDRLVGYKISPLLWDRVRSRTSAGRVQSVAVRLVVEREREIQAFVAEEYWSIEAELAQKLVVGKRAPKERPSFRARLVRIRGEEADLANEADTLGIVAALEQSSYQVSKVKLGERRRKPAPPFTTSTLQQEASRRLAFTARQTMANAQILYEGVELGNAGQIGHAGDAGNAGNAGNAGNAGNVGNIGLITYMRTDSTNVAEVAQNQARDFIRQRYGAEFVPETPPQYKTRAKGAQEAHEAIRPTSVLYTPDLVRPYLKRELFRLYELIWQRFVASQMEPAVMDTVSVDIEAGLAAGDRPYLLRATGVRVRFAGFLVVYEETRDEDALADGDERWLPALQEDEWLDLLRLLPEQHFTQPPPRYTEATLVRTLEENGIGRPSTYAPTISTIQQRGYVERREKRLFPTELGFVVNDLLVKHFSDIIDVGFTAQMEEHLDRIADGEEAWVSVLRRFWEPFVHSLAQAEAGMEQVHVDSEPTGELCEKCGHALVFKHGRFGKFIACSNFPTCRNTKPILVKVGVACPECSGELVERKTRRNRLFYGCVNYPKCNFSSWTRPLPTPCPQCGGLLTVATKTTAKCIRCGAVTPIGEGGANEH
- the dprA gene encoding DNA-protecting protein DprA; the encoded protein is MSDLRFWLGFNSVSGIGPARLRALLDFFGDIERAWHGSLNDLREAGLDRRSLTNLVDARQRLDLDQLLSRLEQSGAHALTWDDDAYPASLRTVYDPPPLLFVKGTITVDDAWSVAVVGTRNPTAYGREVARQLATDLVRNRITVVSGLARGVDAQAHRAALDGGGRTLAVLGCGVDVIYPYEHRRLAQEICEAGALISDYPLGTLPEANNFPPRNRIISGLSLGVVVVEAGTVSGALITAQFATEQGREVFAVPGSILQRNSEGTNRLIRDGARPVLGVEDILQELNLKQVAQQAEARTLFPADETEALLVKHLSSEPRHINDVAHATGLPMATVASTLTLMELKGLVRQVGGMSYVLTRDTRLRDG
- the rimM gene encoding 16S rRNA processing protein RimM; this encodes MSSTSTASLQPSASAPEYIVIGRITRAHGLGGQVVVSFETAWPRRFLSVPRVFVGDTNLPVGVAAVRLTPRYALLSLIGVETRRDAENLRGLWVKLPAAEAMKLGRGEFFVHQIVGLAVVTRAGDLIGHVQDVLFTGANDVYVIRTAAGEMLLPAVEDVIHEIILDEGRMVVSVPAGIG
- a CDS encoding KH domain-containing protein, whose amino-acid sequence is MKELIEYIAQGLVDEPEQVRVREHVTPQEIGLELHVAPSDMGRIIGKSGRVVNAMRILLRVSAVRRGKRASLEVH
- the rpsP gene encoding 30S ribosomal protein S16 — protein: MVRIRMRRMGAKKQPTYRIVVADSRSPRDGRFIESLGYFNPRTEPETVVLDNERAGYWIGVGAQPSEAVARVLFRQGVLSKAPWEA
- the ffh gene encoding signal recognition particle protein; the protein is MFETLTEKLQAIFDKLSSQGRLTEADVDKALREVRMALLEADVNFKVVKAFVARIRERAVGAEVMQSLTPAQQVVKIVHEELITMLGTPGKLTMASNPPTVIMMVGLQGSGKTTTAAKLALRLRKAGQRPLLVAADTYRPAAITQLEVLGRQLDIPVYSEGDRVSPPQICANALQRAKEGAYNVVILDTAGRLQIDDAMMVELEEVKARTKPNDILLVVDAMTGQEAVRVAEGFHQRVAITGLILTKVDGDARGGAALSIREVTGVPIKFLGIGEKTDALEPYHPDRLASRILGMGDMLTLIEKAESSLDKTKAEAMGKRLLKGDFDLEDFLNQLREVKKLGPLSQLLDMIPGMSRVSKDISPEVTDGQMKTIEAMICSMTVPERRDPDLINGSRKRRIARGSGTSVAQLNDLLSQFRQMQRLMKQMSGQRRGRGGLQGLLGMLR
- a CDS encoding isoamylase early set domain-containing protein; translated protein: MIRKSPSSRPGFLRVTFELPSTVWAERVALVGEFNDWDKQHDFLTQDHTDAIWRVTLELEAGRQYQFRYLVNGTDWHNDWSADAYQPNVQGSDNSIIIT